One window from the genome of Pyrus communis chromosome 16, drPyrComm1.1, whole genome shotgun sequence encodes:
- the LOC137720030 gene encoding kinesin-like protein KIN-14B has protein sequence MAEQRNNKNRWNWEVSGFEPRKLSSSSSSAADAAASSFDHHDDYKPGAPLVRRYSISAASALAQSELANSNSNSNNQAVASKLQKLKDKVKLAKEDYLELRQEASELHEYSNAKLERATRYLGVLANKTRKLDQFALETEARISPLINEKRRLFNDLLTAKGNIKVFCRTRPLFEDEGSSIVEYPDDYNIRVNTGDGALSNPKKDFELDRVYGPHVGQAELFHDVQPLVQSALDGYNVSIFAYGQTNSGKTHTMEGSSHDRGLYARSFEELFDLSNSDSTSTSRFKFSVTVSELYNEQMRDLLPESGDALPKIRMGSPESFVELVQEKVDNPLDFSKVLKSAFQSRGNNPSKFNVSHLIVTIHIYYNNLITGENTYSKLSLVDLAGSEGLIAEDDSSERVTDLLHVMKSLSALGDVLSSLTSKKDAIPYENSMLTKVLADSLGGSSKTLMIVNVVPNASNLSETLSSLNFSSRARNAVLSLGNRDTIKKWRDIANDARKELYEKEKESQDLKQEVLGLKQALKDSNDQCVLLFNEVQKAWKVSDMLQSDLKAENMMLADKQKIEKEQNAQLRNQVAQLLQLEQDQRVQLEQRDSTIQALQAKIKSIESKLSETLHSTEDRSSLVSDPGSGILSNSKAMGDGMDSPPVTKKLEEELKKRDALIERLHEENEKLFDRLTEKTSLAGSPKLSSPSSKGPLNFQSRDLVRNDSRGHSMDVVPSSLAAAADRTEGTVALVKTGVEKVKTTPAGEYLTSALNDFDPEQHDSLAAISDGANKLLMLVLAAVIKAGASREHEILAEIRDAVFSFIRKMEPQRVMDTMLVSRVRILYIRSLLARSPELQSIKVSPVESFLEKVNTGRSRSSSRGNSPGRSPVRYVDEHIQGFKVNLKPEKKSKFSSVVSKIRGLDQDTPRQQVTAGKLKEINEEAKSFAVANKALAALFVHTPAGELQRQLRSWLAENFDFLSVTGEDASGGTTGQLELLSTAIMDGWMAGLGAAVPPNTDALGQLLSEYSKRVYSSQLQHLKDIAGTLASEGAEDTAQVAKLRSALESVDHKRRKILQQIRSDVALLTLEDGGPPIQNPSTAGEDARLASLISLDGILKQVKDLIGQSSVSTLSKNKKKLMLASLDELAERMPSLLDIDHPCAQRQIADARHLIQSIPEEDDLQEQSHARKPSTDFVGVNTETDVAQWNVLQFNTGSTTPFIIKCGANSSSELVIKADAKIQEPKGGEVVRVVPRPSVLESMSLEEMKHVFSQLPEALSLLALARTADGTRARYSRLYRTLAMKVPSLRDLVGELEKGGVLKDVRS, from the exons ATGGCGGAGCAGAGGAACAACAAAAACAGGTGGAACTGGGAGGTCAGTGGCTTCGAGCCAAGGAAGTTGTCTTCTTCGTCGTCGTCGGCTGCGGATGCAGCGGCGTCCAGCTTCGACCATCACGACGATTACAAGCCCGGTGCGCCGCTAGTTAGGCGATACTCGATCTCGGCTGCGTCGGCTTTGGCTCAGTCTGAGCTCGCCAACTCCAACTCCAACTCCAACAACCAGGCTGTGGCTTCCAAGCTCCAGAAGCTCAAGGATAAAGTTAAG CTTGCTAAAGAAGATTACTTGGAGTTGAGACAAGAAGCAAGTGAGTTGCACGAATACTCGAATGCGAAACTCGAACGAGCTACACGTTATCTTGGCGTTCTTGCGAACAAAACCCGAAAACTAG ATCAGTTTGCTCTTGAAACCGAGGCCAGAATTTCTCCGCTCATCAATGAGAAGAGAAGGTTGTTCAATGACTTATTGACAGCCAAAG GAAACATAAAGGTATTTTGTCGTACAAGACCGTTATTTGAGGATGAAGGTTCCTCAATTGTGGAGTATCCTGATGATTACAATATCCGTGTCAATACTGGTGATGGTGCCCTGTCCAACCCCAAGAAGGATTTTGAACTTGACAGAGTTTATGGACCTCATGTTGGACAGG CTGAACTTTTCCATGATGTTCAACCACTGGTACAATCAGCATTGGATGGATATAATGTTTCCATATTTGCATATGGACAAACCAACTCAGGAAAGACACACACTATG GAAGGATCTAGCCATGATCGTGGTTTATATGCTCGGTCTTTCGAGGAACTATTTGATTTATCCAACTCTGATTCCACTTCTACTTCAAGATTTAAATTCTCCGTTACAGTTTCTGAGCTCTACAACGAACAG ATGAGGGATTTACTCCCAGAATCAGGAGATGCTCTACCAAAGATTCGAATGGGATCACCAGAATCCTTTGTAGAACTTGTGCAGGAAAAAGTTGACAACCCACTGGACTTCTCTAAAGTATTAAAATCTGCATTTCAGAGCCGAGGAAATAATCCATCAAAGTTCAATGTTTCTCATTT GATCGTCAcgatacatatatattataacaaTTTGATCACCGGAGAAAACACCTACAGCAAGCTTTCTCTAGTTGACTTGGCTGGAAGTGAAGGATTAATTGCCGAAGATGATAGCAGTGAGCGCGTGACAGACTTGCTGCATGTCATGAAGTCACTTTCTGC GTTGGGAGATGTGTTGTCTTCTTTGACTTCAAAAAAGGATGCTATACCTTATGAAAATTCAATGCTTACCAAAGTACTTGCAGACTCACTAG gTGGAAGTTCAAAAACTCTGATGATTGTTAACGTCGTTCCAAATGCTTCGAATTTGTCGGAGACATTATCATCTCTCAATTTCTCTTCTAGAGCTCGAAATGCTGTTCTAAGCCTTGGGAATCGAGATACGATAAAGAAATGGAGAGATATt GCAAATGATGCACGTAAGGAGTTatatgaaaaggaaaaagaaagtcaAGATCTGAAACAAGAGGTTTTAGGACTTAAACAAGCACTCAAGGATTCAAATGATCAGTGTGTTCTGCTCTTCAATGAAGTGCAGAAGGCATGGAAAGTATCGGATATGTTACAGTCAGATTTAAAG GCAGAGAATATGATGCTTGCAGATAAGCAGAAGATagaaaaggagcaaaatgcACAGCTTAGAAATCAAGTAGCTCAGCTGTTACAGTTGGAGCAAGACCAGAGAGTGCAGCTTGAACAACGAGATTCTACAATTCAGGCCTTGCAG GCCAAAATTAAAAGCATCGAGTCCAAACTCAGTGAAACCCTCCATTCCACTGAAGATCGGTCATCATTAGTCTCTGATCCAGGGTCTGGAATTCTATCAAATTCCAAGGCAATGGGGGACGGCATGGATTCTCCTCCAGTAACTAAGAAATTGGAAGAAGAGCTTAAAAAACGTGACGCATTAATAGAG AGGTTgcatgaagaaaatgaaaagttatTTGATAGATTGACAGAGAAAACATCTTTGGCTGGCTCACCAAAG TTGTCAAGTCCATCATCCAAAGGGCCACTAAATTTTCAGTCTCGGGACCTTGTGAG GAATGATAGTAGAGGACACTCGATGGATGTTGTTCCTTCATCACTGGCAGCTGCTGCAGATAGGACCGAGGGTACTGTTGCTTTGGTGAAAACAGGTGTGGAGAAAGTCAAAACAACGCCGGCAGGAGAATATCTTACATCTGCCTTGAATGACTTTGATCCTGAACAGCATGACAGCCTTGCTGCCATTTCGGATGGAGCAAATAAGCTTTTGATGCTG GTTCTGGCTGCAGTAATTAAAGCAGGGGCTTCTAGGGAGCATGAAATACTTGCTGAAATAAGAGATGCTGTTTTCTCTTTTATTCGTAAAATGGAACCACAGAGGGTAATGGACACCATGCTTGTATCCCGTGTTAGAATTTTGTATATTAGATCGTTGCTTGCTAGATCACCAGAGCTGCAGTCCATCAAG GTTTCTCCGGTTGAAAGTTTTCTAGAGAAGGTTAATACTGGACGTAGTAGAAGTTCCAGCCGGGGTAACAGCCCTGGAAGATCTCCTGTGCGCTATGTTGATGAGCATATCCAAGGCTTCAAAGTGAACCTTAAGCCAGAAAAGAAGTCAAAGTTTTCATCAGTTGTATCAAAGATACGAGGACTTGATCAG GATACTCCAAGGCAGCAGGTAACTGCTGGAAAGCTTAAGGAAATAAATGAAGAAGCAAAAAGTTTTGCAGTTGCAAACAAAGCTCTTGCAGCTCTGTTTGTGCATACACCAGCTGGTGAGCTCCAGCGCCAACTTAGATCCTGGCTTGCAGAAAATTTTGACTTTCTCTCTGTTACTGGAGAGGATGCATCAGGAGGGACAACTGGTCAGTTGGAGCTCCTTTCAACTGCAATCATGGATGGTTGGATGGCTGGACTTGGTGCTGCAGTGCCTCCTAATACAGATGCTCTTGGCCAACTTCTATCTGAGTATTCGAAGCGGGTCTACAGTTCTCAATTGCAGCACTTGAAG GATATTGCTGGTACATTGGCATCAGAAGGGGCAGAAGATACTGCACAGGTTGCAAAACTGCGATCAGCTCTCGAGTCTGTTGATCACAAAAGGAGAAAG ATTTTACAACAAATAAGAAGTGATGTAGCCTTGTTGACATTGGAAGATGGTGGTCCACCTATTCAAAATCCTTCCACTGCTGGTGAAGATGCACGATTAGCATCTCTCATTTCCCTCGATGGCATATTGAAACAAGTCAAG GATTTAATAGGACAATCGTCTGTAAGCACCTTaagcaagaacaaaaagaaactaatgcTTGCATCTCTAGACGAACTTGCTGAACGGATGCCTTCTCTTCTGGACATTGATCATCCTTGTGCACAAAGACAAATTGCTGATGCTCGTCATCTAATCCAG TCTATTCCTGAAGAAGATGATCTTCAAGAGCAATCTCATGCTCGCAAACCATCTACAGATTTCGTGGGGGTTAATACTGAAACCGATGTGGCGCAGTGGAATGTCCTGCAGTTCAATACAGGCTCCACGACCCCATTTATCATCAAGTGTGGAGCAAACTCAAGTTCAGAACTGGTCATTAAAGCAGATGCCAAGATTCAAGAACCTAAAGGTGGTGAGGTTGTCAGGGTCGTCCCAAGACCATCTGTTCTGGAAAGTATGAGCTTGGAGGAGATGAAACATGTATTCTCCCAACTCCCTGAGGCTCTAAGCTTGCTTGCCTTGGCAAGGACTGCCGATGGAACACGAGCTCGGTATTCTAGGCTGTACAGGACTTTAGCCATGAAAGTTCCGTCTCTGAGGGATTTAGTCGGCGAACTTGAAAAGGGGGGAGTCCTAAAAGACGTGAGGTCATGA